Proteins co-encoded in one Brevibacillus brevis genomic window:
- a CDS encoding ParM/StbA family protein produces MTKKLKFSVGNDNGNSEQDIIIDGKLIRQPNVNCPVDGLPWTEEIVPESLVTNLLDQLIVTVDSPSARPGMYYVGQFALKSGEILDNMQVGIDMKCDVDLPIINTLANISGYAVQKVYEDTNELPESIQVKVDMTTALPVTQHNEESAAKFEQRFMINGQAHKVTVHLGKKRVNVEVIFSYVKAIPEATPVTFSIQKSLDGEWRKDDIFKEFAETNKLDKVTGQYFADKRILHIDIGDGTTEYPVTVGNQFLRQFVHGSNHGAGHAIEEALDEFNRLIHLPDSPRQFFSDVIKQPTHKYHDRAQKTLRLPLDNQAKQIIRNVRNQLTKTRNEIDVLIVYGGGSILMRSVLEPYLKTLCEEREIQLFYIPKEYAVTMNAEGLYIFTKSKIFTALKAKSQQATV; encoded by the coding sequence ATGACAAAGAAATTGAAGTTTAGTGTTGGTAATGATAACGGTAACAGTGAGCAAGACATTATCATTGATGGTAAATTGATCAGGCAGCCAAACGTAAATTGCCCAGTTGATGGCTTGCCTTGGACGGAAGAAATAGTACCAGAAAGTCTTGTGACAAACTTATTGGATCAGCTTATTGTTACGGTGGATTCCCCAAGTGCAAGACCAGGTATGTATTACGTTGGTCAATTCGCTCTTAAAAGTGGCGAGATTCTTGATAATATGCAAGTGGGAATCGATATGAAGTGCGATGTCGATTTACCGATTATTAATACTTTAGCGAATATCAGTGGCTACGCCGTTCAAAAGGTATATGAAGATACAAACGAATTGCCAGAATCGATTCAGGTAAAAGTGGATATGACTACTGCTTTGCCTGTAACGCAGCATAACGAAGAGTCAGCAGCTAAGTTTGAACAACGATTTATGATTAATGGACAGGCTCATAAAGTTACTGTTCACTTGGGTAAAAAACGTGTCAATGTCGAAGTGATCTTTAGCTATGTGAAAGCAATTCCCGAAGCAACACCTGTGACTTTCTCTATTCAAAAATCATTAGATGGGGAATGGAGAAAAGACGACATCTTTAAAGAGTTTGCTGAAACCAATAAGCTGGATAAGGTTACGGGGCAGTATTTCGCAGATAAACGCATTCTACATATTGATATTGGTGATGGAACGACCGAATATCCAGTTACCGTTGGAAATCAGTTCTTGCGCCAGTTCGTTCATGGCAGCAATCATGGTGCTGGACATGCAATCGAAGAGGCATTAGATGAATTTAACCGTCTCATTCATTTGCCCGATTCTCCGCGTCAATTCTTTAGTGATGTTATAAAGCAACCGACACATAAATACCATGATCGTGCTCAAAAAACGTTAAGATTGCCGCTAGACAACCAGGCTAAACAAATCATACGTAACGTTCGAAATCAGCTCACTAAAACAAGAAATGAGATCGATGTACTTATTGTTTATGGTGGCGGTAGTATCCTGATGAGATCGGTGCTTGAACCATATTTGAAAACGTTGTGCGAAGAACGGGAAATTCAATTGTTTTACATTCCAAAAGAATATGCCGTTACGATGAATGCGGAAGGGCTGTACATTTTTACAAAGAGTAAGATCTTCACCGCTTTGAAAGCGAAGTCGCAGCAAGCTACAGTGTAA
- a CDS encoding MerR family transcriptional regulator yields the protein MVEGEKQHWKLNEFSKQIGKHYNTVDSWFKEMERKRIHYINRVESSGEKVYDSKDLEIGLFIKKKREEGWNLDPIFDSVAQEFEVRPFPAGSDNQLEVSDPAELRKVLLREFEQMAYRIAEQKASEAIRALPEPKSREEERQEKINDFITQSRILDQLEDEALALWYQKPETERVKKTGLFGLVKIEDVENRDKFVRDYIRKHKEERIRKEFGIKEN from the coding sequence ATGGTAGAAGGGGAGAAACAGCATTGGAAACTCAATGAGTTTTCGAAACAAATCGGCAAGCACTACAACACAGTTGATTCGTGGTTTAAAGAAATGGAGAGAAAACGAATCCATTATATAAACCGTGTTGAATCTTCTGGCGAAAAGGTCTATGACTCGAAGGATCTGGAGATTGGACTATTCATCAAGAAGAAGAGGGAAGAAGGGTGGAATTTAGACCCGATCTTTGACAGTGTTGCCCAAGAGTTTGAGGTTCGGCCTTTCCCAGCCGGATCCGATAACCAATTAGAGGTTAGCGATCCTGCTGAACTAAGAAAAGTGCTTCTCAGAGAGTTTGAGCAGATGGCGTATCGAATTGCGGAACAAAAAGCAAGTGAAGCAATTAGGGCATTGCCTGAACCGAAAAGTAGGGAAGAAGAACGACAAGAAAAGATCAATGATTTCATCACACAATCACGGATCCTTGACCAACTTGAGGATGAAGCGCTTGCTTTGTGGTATCAAAAGCCTGAAACAGAAAGGGTTAAAAAGACTGGCCTTTTTGGTTTGGTTAAGATTGAGGACGTTGAAAACAGGGACAAGTTCGTTAGAGACTACATAAGAAAACATAAAGAAGAACGAATCCGAAAAGAATTTGGAATTAAAGAAAATTAA
- a CDS encoding AbrB/MazE/SpoVT family DNA-binding domain-containing protein, whose translation MIQKPLYSPVSSKGQTVIPAALRKKLNIQKGSVLHFELLSNNTFVVRVIREGESLSNISPVHKTSKIPAIGLKKTF comes from the coding sequence ATGATACAAAAGCCTTTGTATTCCCCTGTATCGTCAAAAGGCCAAACTGTAATACCCGCAGCACTCAGAAAAAAGCTCAATATTCAAAAGGGGAGTGTTCTCCATTTTGAATTGCTCTCAAATAATACTTTCGTCGTTCGGGTTATTAGAGAAGGGGAATCCTTATCCAATATATCCCCGGTCCATAAAACAAGCAAAATTCCAGCTATCGGGCTTAAAAAAACGTTTTAG
- a CDS encoding MarR family winged helix-turn-helix transcriptional regulator has translation MPFPSDVLLAISKRMTDSSWEILQILKSKESLAILDLMALSQLKQSKFSTELARLDGAALIEQQKDPKDNRRIFVSINENGLAIMSYRS, from the coding sequence ATGCCTTTTCCAAGCGATGTTTTACTGGCTATCTCAAAAAGGATGACGGATTCTTCATGGGAAATCCTGCAGATTCTCAAATCAAAGGAGTCTTTGGCTATTCTCGATCTTATGGCCCTTTCGCAGCTTAAACAAAGCAAGTTTTCAACTGAGCTTGCACGTTTAGATGGTGCTGCATTAATCGAACAGCAAAAAGACCCGAAGGATAACCGGCGTATATTTGTCTCGATTAATGAGAACGGTTTGGCGATAATGTCATATCGGAGCTAA